The following proteins are encoded in a genomic region of Neorickettsia risticii str. Illinois:
- the dnaA gene encoding chromosomal replication initiator protein DnaA has translation MGIINNRFINAFLDALPSPKKKSLEPVLESNSQSCNGGFALTGSTLVAPQVSSFGINEVRARPTEELFQRAARDCISEVEVMDHDLQEIRNGVVSDLLDGGCEDGIYHDGQCVDGVADSYSSDAVLLAEQHDKCTEGIGPAEWDRVTRKLRKFYGEKIYGSWLKFMSFKEMKCGQVFLSVPTGFIKEWITVNYLGNILGFLRNEDPTIISIEISVNKEHDRALESDREELVAPFVKSKISGERDRFDRGSFSESLSSSIDRSRTFDSFVVGKSNELAFTASKRVAEAAELPIPGSNPLFLYGGVGLGKTHLMHAIVWHIKANYADRRVIYLSAEKFMHKYITALKNKDMMSFKQIFRSVDVLMVDDVQFISGKESTQEEFFHTFNALIEQNKQLVISADRSPSDLQGVEERIQSRLSWGLVADINQTTFELRVGILESKLEQMKSDIVVPKKVVEFMARNIVSNVRELEGALNKVIAHSEITGSVVTVDSAKDLLADILRTNSVAVTLENILAKVSEYFGIKISDLKSQRRVKDVAYARQMCMFLAKTLTQRSLIDIGKFLGGRDHATVIHSVRKIEILIKNDARVAEDVRILTKRLT, from the coding sequence ATGGGTATTATTAACAATAGGTTCATCAATGCATTTTTGGATGCCCTTCCATCTCCTAAAAAAAAGTCGCTCGAACCAGTGTTAGAGTCTAATTCTCAGTCGTGTAATGGCGGTTTTGCGTTGACAGGATCCACATTAGTGGCGCCGCAGGTGAGCTCTTTTGGGATAAATGAAGTCCGTGCAAGACCTACAGAAGAATTGTTTCAGCGGGCAGCTCGTGATTGTATCTCGGAGGTTGAGGTTATGGATCATGATCTTCAGGAAATCCGAAATGGAGTGGTGAGCGACCTTTTAGATGGAGGTTGCGAGGATGGAATATATCACGACGGACAATGCGTTGATGGTGTTGCGGATTCATATTCCTCAGATGCGGTGTTATTAGCGGAGCAACATGACAAGTGTACCGAGGGTATCGGTCCAGCGGAGTGGGATAGGGTAACGAGAAAGTTGCGTAAATTCTACGGCGAAAAGATTTATGGAAGCTGGTTGAAGTTCATGTCTTTTAAAGAGATGAAATGTGGTCAGGTTTTTCTTTCTGTTCCAACAGGGTTCATAAAGGAGTGGATCACCGTGAACTATTTGGGTAACATTCTTGGGTTTTTGCGGAATGAAGATCCGACAATCATCTCGATAGAGATAAGTGTGAATAAAGAGCATGATAGAGCTCTCGAATCAGACCGTGAAGAGCTAGTTGCACCCTTTGTAAAATCTAAAATCAGCGGTGAAAGAGATCGATTTGATAGAGGGAGTTTTTCTGAAAGTTTAAGTAGCAGCATAGATCGAAGTAGGACATTTGATAGCTTTGTTGTTGGTAAGTCAAATGAACTTGCATTTACGGCTTCTAAGCGTGTCGCAGAAGCTGCTGAGTTGCCAATTCCAGGAAGTAACCCTTTATTTCTGTATGGTGGTGTAGGCCTTGGAAAAACACACCTCATGCATGCAATTGTCTGGCATATAAAAGCGAACTATGCAGACCGTAGAGTTATTTACCTCTCAGCGGAAAAGTTCATGCACAAGTACATTACCGCATTGAAGAACAAGGACATGATGTCATTCAAGCAGATTTTTAGGTCTGTGGATGTCTTGATGGTTGATGATGTACAATTTATTAGTGGCAAGGAAAGCACTCAGGAGGAGTTTTTTCACACGTTTAACGCTCTTATAGAGCAAAACAAGCAGCTTGTTATTTCAGCTGATAGATCTCCCAGTGATTTGCAAGGGGTTGAGGAGCGGATACAGTCACGTTTGTCTTGGGGGCTTGTTGCAGACATTAATCAGACAACATTTGAACTGCGTGTTGGTATCTTGGAATCTAAATTGGAGCAAATGAAGTCTGATATTGTTGTTCCAAAAAAGGTAGTGGAGTTCATGGCGAGAAATATAGTGTCGAACGTGCGTGAGTTGGAAGGTGCACTTAACAAAGTTATAGCGCACTCAGAGATTACTGGGAGTGTTGTCACAGTTGATTCTGCTAAGGATTTGTTGGCCGATATATTGCGGACAAATAGTGTTGCGGTCACTTTAGAAAATATTCTTGCTAAGGTATCAGAATACTTTGGTATTAAGATTTCAGATCTTAAGTCGCAAAGAAGAGTTAAGGATGTTGCCTATGCGAGACAAATGTGTATGTTCCTCGCTAAGACACTTACACAGAGGAGTCTCATCGATATAGGCAAGTTTCTCGGGGGTAGAGATCACGCTACGGTGATACATTCTGTGAGAAAAATCGAGATTTTGATTAAGAATGACGCAAGAGTCGCTGAAGATGTCAGAATACTCACTAAGAGGTTGACATGA
- the gatA gene encoding Asp-tRNA(Asn)/Glu-tRNA(Gln) amidotransferase subunit GatA, with amino-acid sequence MNDLIKLSVAEMHLALVRREISSLELVEAHLLQIRERNPHTNALILVTEEEARQRAKLADERLKRGKSINTLTGIPCVIKDMYCTKGVRTTAASRALRNFVPTYESTVTSKLIDAGAVMLGKANMDEFAMGSSNTSSYFGPVKNPLNGKKGVDLVPGGSSGGSAAAVADYYSPFSLGSDTGGSVRQPASFCGLVGLRPTYGRCSRWGMIPLANSLDQAGIFSRNVEDNAAVFEVISGYDRKDSTCAKLEPFKYNKNPDIRHIRVGIPKECKVSGLSSHIVKLWESTADILRQLGAEIIDVSLPCVEYSLMVYYIICSAEASSQLARYDGIRYSPDPSISASTISELYEKYRSVSFGREVKRRLFMGTHVLSSSGYSDYYAAAKELQEEIVSEYSAVFEKVDVILNPTAPNDAFPIDGKLEPLEMYMNDIFTVPTSVAKLPCISIPVGLSEDDMPLGMHLTANYFAEELLLNVALALQNALSK; translated from the coding sequence GTGAACGATCTAATTAAATTGAGTGTTGCGGAGATGCATCTTGCATTGGTGCGTCGGGAAATTTCTTCTCTAGAACTAGTTGAGGCACATCTATTGCAGATAAGAGAGCGAAATCCTCATACCAATGCGTTGATACTTGTAACAGAAGAAGAAGCTAGACAAAGAGCAAAACTTGCGGATGAGCGCCTCAAAAGAGGGAAGAGTATAAATACACTTACCGGTATACCTTGCGTCATTAAGGACATGTATTGCACTAAGGGTGTCAGGACCACTGCTGCGTCGCGTGCCTTGAGAAATTTTGTGCCGACATATGAGTCTACGGTAACAAGTAAGCTAATCGATGCTGGTGCAGTGATGCTTGGCAAAGCTAACATGGATGAATTTGCTATGGGTTCTTCCAATACCTCCAGTTACTTTGGGCCAGTGAAGAATCCGCTTAATGGAAAGAAGGGGGTCGATCTTGTTCCTGGTGGTTCGTCTGGTGGTTCTGCTGCGGCGGTTGCAGACTATTATTCCCCGTTCTCGCTTGGCAGTGATACAGGTGGTTCTGTACGACAACCTGCTTCTTTTTGTGGTCTTGTTGGTCTTAGACCGACTTATGGTCGCTGTTCACGTTGGGGAATGATTCCGCTGGCAAATTCTTTGGACCAGGCTGGCATATTTAGCAGAAACGTTGAGGATAATGCAGCAGTTTTTGAGGTGATTTCTGGCTATGATCGTAAAGATTCTACATGTGCCAAACTAGAGCCATTCAAATATAACAAAAACCCGGATATACGTCACATAAGGGTTGGCATACCGAAGGAGTGTAAGGTTAGTGGTCTGAGCTCGCATATAGTAAAATTATGGGAAAGTACAGCTGACATATTGAGGCAACTTGGGGCAGAAATAATTGATGTCTCGCTCCCATGTGTGGAGTATTCTTTGATGGTGTATTACATCATATGTTCTGCTGAAGCGTCCTCCCAGTTAGCGCGCTATGATGGTATACGCTACTCTCCTGATCCTTCAATTAGTGCATCTACTATTTCGGAACTATATGAGAAGTATCGTTCGGTTTCTTTCGGTAGGGAGGTGAAACGTAGGCTGTTTATGGGTACACATGTACTTTCCTCTTCTGGCTACTCTGATTACTATGCAGCAGCGAAAGAACTACAAGAGGAGATTGTCAGCGAATATTCTGCAGTGTTTGAAAAGGTCGATGTGATACTTAATCCCACTGCGCCGAATGATGCATTTCCGATTGATGGGAAATTAGAACCATTGGAGATGTACATGAACGATATTTTCACTGTTCCAACAAGTGTTGCTAAGCTACCGTGTATTTCGATTCCCGTGGGGTTGTCCGAAGATGATATGCCACTGGGTATGCATCTTACGGCAAATTATTTTGCTGAAGAGTTGCTTTTGAACGTTGCTCTAGCTCTGCAAAATGCACTTTCCAAGTAA
- the rlmB gene encoding 23S rRNA (guanosine(2251)-2'-O)-methyltransferase RlmB, with protein MQQEKIVIFGKHAAVAAIKNPERNILSIFIAREKKAVYLPLLERSRLPNISFCENTQIAKICGRDALHQGIAVITEKLSQPELRDVLKNTNKRSLVMILDSITDPFNVGNILRSSKAFGVDAIVVKQRHSPSETSVIAKTASGALESIPVCTIANLTNAIKILQENGYFCYAMDGGASSKLTEIRFPNKVAFVLGSEGKGISHLLKTRCDQTLSIPMYADKNFDSINVSNAAAIAMFKFYSDE; from the coding sequence GTGCAACAGGAGAAGATCGTAATATTTGGGAAACATGCTGCCGTAGCAGCGATAAAAAATCCTGAGAGAAATATTTTATCTATCTTCATCGCTAGAGAGAAAAAGGCTGTTTACTTACCATTGCTCGAACGATCTAGATTGCCAAATATTTCTTTTTGTGAAAACACGCAAATTGCGAAGATTTGTGGAAGGGATGCGCTTCACCAAGGAATAGCAGTGATAACCGAAAAACTCTCACAACCCGAGCTAAGAGATGTACTAAAAAATACCAACAAGAGATCCCTGGTCATGATACTGGATAGTATAACTGATCCATTTAATGTCGGTAACATACTGAGGTCATCCAAGGCTTTTGGCGTAGATGCAATTGTAGTGAAACAACGTCATTCACCGAGTGAAACTTCTGTTATCGCGAAAACAGCTAGCGGCGCCTTAGAGAGTATACCAGTTTGCACAATAGCGAATCTTACAAACGCAATAAAGATTCTACAAGAGAACGGTTATTTTTGTTATGCCATGGATGGAGGAGCGAGTTCGAAATTAACAGAAATAAGATTCCCGAATAAAGTTGCCTTTGTACTTGGCTCAGAAGGAAAAGGTATCTCACATCTCCTAAAAACCAGATGTGACCAAACCCTTTCTATACCGATGTACGCTGATAAAAACTTCGATAGTATTAATGTTTCTAATGCTGCTGCTATAGCAATGTTCAAGTTCTACAGCGATGAATAA
- the rpmG gene encoding 50S ribosomal protein L33, protein MAKAKKKGATLFKVVSTEGTGFFYLVCRNLKNKQEKYSFRKYDPVIRKHVLFKEAKLNK, encoded by the coding sequence ATGGCGAAAGCAAAGAAAAAAGGTGCTACTCTCTTTAAAGTGGTCAGTACTGAGGGTACCGGGTTTTTTTACCTTGTGTGCCGTAATCTCAAGAATAAACAGGAAAAATACTCATTTAGAAAGTATGACCCTGTTATCCGCAAGCACGTGCTTTTTAAGGAAGCTAAACTAAACAAGTAA
- a CDS encoding rhodanese-related sulfurtransferase has product MEKFTLVTFYHLVQLENYEDMRDELLSYCIGKGLKGTVLLAMEGINGSVAGHDGEVRDFLDFVRRDDRLCGLEWKESYTSFQPFQEMKVRLRKEVVALGCAELENMGMCETGEYVEPEDWTSLIAREDVKTIDIRNLYETKLGRFKYSIDPETINFRDFQDWVRRWIEKDNISTDQKIAMYCTGGIRSEKSTAYMKMIGFKNVYQLRGGIIHYLLKTKNTDGAWVGDCFVFDDRVAVNVDLEPVQLKCLECSCVVNTDDLKNIPRGRVLCSGCGQNTQFS; this is encoded by the coding sequence ATGGAGAAGTTTACACTTGTTACTTTCTATCATCTCGTGCAGTTGGAGAACTACGAGGATATGCGCGACGAACTCCTTTCGTATTGCATTGGAAAGGGATTAAAGGGCACAGTTTTGCTTGCCATGGAAGGAATCAATGGCTCGGTTGCTGGTCACGATGGCGAAGTACGTGATTTCCTCGATTTTGTTCGAAGGGATGACAGGCTCTGTGGTTTGGAGTGGAAAGAGAGTTACACTAGTTTTCAACCGTTTCAAGAAATGAAGGTTCGCTTGAGGAAAGAAGTCGTTGCTCTTGGGTGTGCTGAGTTGGAGAACATGGGAATGTGTGAGACCGGTGAATATGTAGAACCTGAAGATTGGACCAGCCTGATAGCGCGTGAGGATGTAAAAACTATTGATATTCGTAATTTATACGAAACTAAGCTTGGCAGGTTTAAGTATTCCATAGATCCAGAGACGATCAATTTCAGAGACTTTCAGGACTGGGTAAGAAGGTGGATTGAAAAAGATAATATCAGCACGGACCAGAAAATAGCGATGTATTGTACTGGCGGTATAAGGTCCGAGAAGTCCACTGCGTATATGAAGATGATTGGTTTCAAAAATGTCTACCAGCTCAGAGGTGGGATAATACACTATCTTTTAAAAACTAAGAATACAGATGGTGCATGGGTCGGGGATTGTTTTGTGTTTGACGATAGAGTTGCGGTGAACGTGGATCTTGAACCTGTACAGCTCAAGTGTTTAGAATGTAGCTGCGTTGTGAACACGGATGATTTAAAGAACATTCCTAGAGGTAGGGTGTTATGTTCGGGTTGTGGACAGAATACCCAATTTAGCTGA
- the sucC gene encoding ADP-forming succinate--CoA ligase subunit beta, producing the protein MNIHEYQAKEILQVYGVPTPAGFLVQENTETSEIAKSLARLGGEVFAVKAQIHAGGRGKAGGVVICRSVEEAIDNTKKMLGMNLVTHQTSPAGQKVRKVYIEAGQSILKEYYLSMVVDRESAKVAIIASEEGGMEIEEVARLKPEKIKKVFVDPSIGISDFHTRKIGFELGLSLAQIKQFTPLVKKLYALFVTRDASQVEINPLIANSRGEFIALDAKINFDDNALYRHPDTLELRDLYEEDPKEIEASKYNLNYIKMEGDIGCMVNGAGLAMATMDIIKYYGASPANFLDVGGGANLEQVTNAFKIISSDKHVTGILVNIFGGIMRCDIIAKGIVAAAKDIGLTMPLVVRLSGTNYSAGMKIIEDSGLNIVTASELGDAAQKIVKLTRKEI; encoded by the coding sequence ATGAACATTCATGAGTACCAAGCAAAGGAGATACTGCAAGTCTATGGCGTGCCCACGCCCGCCGGGTTTTTGGTCCAAGAGAATACAGAAACCTCAGAAATCGCAAAAAGTCTAGCTCGACTAGGTGGCGAGGTATTTGCAGTGAAAGCTCAGATACATGCAGGGGGAAGAGGTAAGGCTGGCGGTGTCGTGATTTGTCGTTCTGTTGAAGAGGCGATAGATAACACGAAAAAAATGCTTGGTATGAACCTGGTAACTCATCAAACTTCTCCAGCGGGGCAGAAAGTACGGAAGGTCTACATTGAGGCTGGACAGTCGATCCTGAAAGAATACTACTTAAGCATGGTGGTTGATAGAGAAAGCGCGAAAGTAGCTATAATTGCCTCAGAAGAAGGCGGCATGGAGATAGAGGAAGTTGCAAGACTAAAACCAGAAAAAATCAAGAAAGTCTTTGTAGATCCGAGTATTGGTATATCCGACTTTCACACAAGGAAAATAGGATTTGAGCTGGGACTCAGTCTTGCTCAAATTAAGCAGTTCACGCCGCTCGTGAAGAAATTGTATGCTCTATTTGTCACAAGGGATGCCTCCCAAGTTGAAATAAACCCCCTGATAGCAAATAGTAGAGGTGAGTTCATAGCTTTAGATGCAAAGATTAACTTTGACGATAATGCACTTTATCGTCACCCAGACACGCTAGAACTAAGAGATTTATACGAAGAGGACCCCAAAGAAATTGAGGCATCAAAATACAACCTCAACTACATCAAAATGGAAGGTGACATAGGTTGTATGGTAAACGGAGCCGGACTCGCGATGGCAACAATGGATATCATAAAATACTATGGTGCTAGTCCTGCAAATTTCCTAGATGTTGGTGGTGGGGCCAACCTAGAGCAAGTCACGAACGCATTTAAAATAATTTCGTCTGACAAACATGTCACTGGCATATTAGTGAACATTTTCGGTGGTATTATGCGTTGCGATATCATCGCGAAGGGTATAGTTGCAGCAGCCAAAGATATAGGTCTTACTATGCCTTTGGTCGTCCGTCTCTCCGGCACTAACTACTCTGCTGGAATGAAGATTATTGAGGACTCTGGACTGAATATTGTGACCGCCTCCGAACTTGGTGATGCGGCACAAAAGATCGTAAAACTGACAAGGAAGGAAATTTGA
- the tpiA gene encoding triose-phosphate isomerase encodes MATSEFSDKGFFLSVEIDIMDSRKDILESMETCVQRFVVANWKMNGSQQLCDVFVNRFSTFAFNPAVEIVIAPPAVYLGQMRTAVMSSDLPLALGAQDCASGDNTPSTGDISSRMFKEVGARYVLVGHSERRTLHCESSKVVGMKANAGLRSRLIPIICVGQNNRSISRESLTKQCRDSIPMNSHDFIVAYEPVYAIGTGIVPSNEEIEEAVSLIKGAVGDAVPVLYGGSVSPANCSEIFGVKNLGGVLVGGASLDPDSFIKICEVANRF; translated from the coding sequence TTGGCAACTTCGGAGTTTTCCGACAAAGGCTTTTTTTTATCTGTTGAAATTGATATCATGGATTCCCGCAAGGATATATTGGAGAGTATGGAAACTTGTGTGCAACGCTTCGTGGTTGCAAACTGGAAGATGAATGGCAGTCAGCAATTGTGTGACGTTTTTGTGAATCGCTTTTCTACTTTTGCTTTCAACCCTGCGGTCGAGATTGTGATAGCACCTCCGGCTGTCTATTTAGGACAGATGAGAACTGCTGTAATGTCTTCTGATTTGCCCTTAGCTCTGGGAGCACAGGATTGTGCTTCAGGTGATAATACTCCTAGCACTGGTGACATAAGTTCTAGGATGTTTAAAGAGGTTGGTGCGAGGTATGTCCTTGTAGGACATTCCGAGAGGAGGACTTTGCACTGTGAATCGAGTAAAGTGGTGGGTATGAAGGCCAATGCTGGATTGCGCAGTCGCCTTATACCGATCATTTGTGTTGGGCAGAATAACAGGTCCATAAGCAGAGAGAGTCTGACCAAGCAATGTAGGGATTCAATTCCAATGAATAGCCACGACTTCATAGTGGCTTACGAGCCGGTCTATGCAATAGGAACAGGTATTGTGCCTTCGAACGAAGAGATTGAAGAGGCGGTCAGTTTAATCAAGGGTGCTGTCGGGGATGCAGTACCGGTGCTTTATGGTGGTTCTGTTTCTCCAGCTAATTGCTCAGAGATTTTTGGTGTGAAAAACCTTGGTGGAGTGCTTGTAGGTGGTGCGAGCTTAGATCCGGATAGTTTCATCAAGATCTGTGAGGTTGCAAATCGGTTTTGA
- the thiL gene encoding thiamine-phosphate kinase, whose protein sequence is MNEHRILSEIISRIAEPFSLLNDAFVLDDFVITKDLLVESIHFFPFAEPRNLAKKALRVNLSDLAAMGAEPVGYFLGLVLGEKHKSSTWLNRFAEGLLDDQHCYGIKLFGGDTVIHSGPLLISVTMIGKKAEHVLSRSGAKRGDELCISGPIGDSHLGLLSYQGELQENSYFRGKYDLPEPCLDVSRDIISSVTSCIDISDGLLSEAQHLAKNSAVSITIFFDKVPISDEAKSVLLKKPEIRKELLTAGDDYQLLFTVPRENPVTRKYPVIGFVSEGMGEVRVLDSFGREIYFDSSGFVHR, encoded by the coding sequence ATGAACGAGCATCGGATTCTTTCTGAGATTATTTCTAGAATTGCAGAGCCCTTTTCTCTTCTAAACGATGCGTTTGTGCTTGATGATTTCGTTATTACGAAAGATCTCTTGGTAGAAAGTATTCATTTCTTTCCCTTTGCAGAGCCGCGTAATCTTGCAAAAAAAGCTTTGAGAGTGAATTTGTCCGACCTTGCTGCAATGGGTGCTGAACCAGTCGGTTATTTTCTCGGACTTGTCTTAGGTGAAAAACATAAAAGTTCAACATGGCTGAACAGATTTGCTGAGGGCCTTCTTGATGATCAACACTGCTATGGAATTAAACTTTTTGGGGGTGATACGGTTATTCATTCTGGGCCGCTTCTCATAAGTGTTACGATGATCGGGAAAAAAGCGGAGCATGTTTTAAGTCGTTCCGGTGCAAAACGCGGAGATGAGCTCTGTATCAGCGGGCCGATAGGTGACTCGCACCTGGGGTTACTTTCGTATCAAGGTGAATTGCAAGAAAATTCATACTTTCGCGGCAAGTATGATTTGCCGGAGCCATGTCTTGATGTGAGTAGGGATATAATCTCTAGCGTGACTTCTTGCATTGATATTTCTGATGGTTTGTTAAGTGAAGCTCAACACCTAGCAAAGAATTCTGCGGTTTCTATCACGATTTTTTTTGATAAGGTTCCTATTTCCGATGAAGCAAAAAGCGTATTGCTCAAAAAACCGGAGATTCGTAAAGAGCTCCTAACGGCAGGTGACGACTACCAGTTGCTTTTTACTGTTCCTCGAGAAAATCCCGTGACAAGAAAATACCCGGTGATCGGTTTTGTTTCAGAAGGCATGGGGGAAGTTAGAGTGCTTGACTCGTTCGGAAGAGAGATCTATTTTGACAGTTCAGGCTTTGTACATCGTTAA
- a CDS encoding cytochrome c oxidase assembly protein — protein sequence MSGRKRRLLPFFVLLPVFMLLLAFASVPLYSLFCKATGYAGTVKRSKRGFDLPIGSRDIVVRFNADVSKNLPIRFFVQDYPIVVKPGQNALIFYAVENTTDEPIEAIAIYNVTPYKAAKYFNKVACFCFEKQILPPRKKVVMPVSFFIDPEIEKDHQMDEIKTFTLSYTFFRYAEYNAGWLK from the coding sequence ATGTCCGGTAGAAAGAGACGACTCCTGCCGTTCTTTGTTTTGCTGCCGGTCTTCATGCTGCTTCTTGCCTTTGCGTCTGTTCCGCTCTATAGCCTCTTTTGTAAAGCGACTGGCTATGCCGGCACCGTTAAGAGATCAAAACGCGGTTTCGACTTGCCAATTGGTTCTCGTGATATAGTCGTGAGATTTAACGCGGATGTAAGTAAGAATCTGCCGATACGTTTTTTTGTCCAGGACTATCCAATAGTTGTTAAACCAGGTCAGAATGCACTCATATTCTATGCGGTCGAGAACACCACAGACGAGCCAATTGAAGCGATTGCAATCTATAATGTCACACCCTATAAAGCTGCCAAATATTTCAATAAAGTTGCGTGCTTTTGTTTTGAAAAACAGATACTCCCGCCAAGGAAAAAGGTAGTAATGCCCGTATCATTTTTTATTGACCCGGAGATTGAAAAGGATCACCAAATGGATGAGATAAAGACATTCACCTTATCATATACTTTTTTTAGATACGCGGAATATAACGCGGGATGGTTAAAATAA
- the rpsJ gene encoding 30S ribosomal protein S10, whose protein sequence is MKKIRIKLKSFDSGILHRSTKEIVMAAKRNGALVSGPIPLPTRVSRYTVNKSPHVDKKSREQFQLAVHKCLLELSSFNAHLLSTFTNFQLPAGVDISVEVRDE, encoded by the coding sequence ATGAAGAAAATTAGGATAAAACTTAAGTCATTCGACAGCGGGATTCTGCACCGTTCGACCAAAGAGATTGTCATGGCAGCTAAGCGTAATGGCGCTCTAGTTTCGGGACCGATACCTTTGCCGACCAGGGTGAGTCGTTATACGGTGAATAAGTCCCCTCATGTCGATAAGAAATCCCGCGAGCAATTCCAGCTTGCAGTGCACAAGTGCCTCTTGGAGCTTTCTAGTTTTAATGCGCATCTTTTGAGCACCTTTACGAATTTTCAGCTGCCGGCTGGAGTTGATATAAGTGTTGAGGTAAGAGATGAGTAG
- the rplC gene encoding 50S ribosomal protein L3, whose amino-acid sequence MSRVGLLLKKVGCTSVYDDRSSLVPVTLLQLEENVVLSAEERDGVVVTRVSFGTRKLKKPQLAYLRKLGLEKGGRVVEFRVSPRFVPEPLGSLTVEHFRPGQYVDAVGTSIGKGFAGVMKRHNFAGLRASHGVSISHRSGGSTGQCQDPGKVFKGKKMAGHMGNARVTMQNLLVQLVDVENCLIGVRGSVPGCKNSYVLLRDALKKGEFA is encoded by the coding sequence ATGAGTAGGGTTGGTTTATTGCTGAAGAAGGTTGGCTGTACCTCAGTCTACGACGATCGGTCTTCTTTAGTTCCGGTTACGCTTCTTCAATTAGAGGAAAATGTTGTCCTTTCCGCAGAGGAGAGAGACGGTGTTGTTGTCACAAGGGTCTCATTTGGAACTAGGAAGCTCAAAAAGCCACAGTTGGCGTACTTGAGGAAACTTGGTCTAGAGAAAGGTGGTAGGGTTGTTGAATTTCGGGTTTCGCCTCGCTTTGTGCCAGAGCCGCTTGGGTCTCTTACGGTAGAACATTTTCGTCCTGGTCAGTACGTCGATGCTGTTGGGACAAGCATAGGAAAGGGTTTTGCTGGTGTAATGAAGAGACATAACTTTGCTGGTTTACGCGCTTCTCACGGTGTTTCTATATCACATAGATCAGGTGGATCTACTGGGCAGTGTCAGGATCCTGGAAAAGTTTTTAAGGGAAAAAAAATGGCGGGGCATATGGGTAATGCTAGAGTTACCATGCAGAATCTATTGGTTCAGTTAGTAGATGTTGAAAACTGTCTCATAGGTGTACGCGGGAGCGTTCCTGGATGCAAGAATTCCTACGTTTTGTTGAGAGATGCGTTAAAAAAAGGTGAGTTTGCGTGA
- a CDS encoding aspartate-semialdehyde dehydrogenase, whose protein sequence is MSSHVAVVGATEIIGRELIKLLACREMKKESISFLVSREHAGMHIGFGESSDVVVQDVSIYDFSKVRLAFFVGGCGVSHNLAELATMAGCIVLDSSSCFRMRDDVPLVIPEVNPHVLNSLPDTRVISSPSSLTTQMLLPLKPLHDVAKISRIWVSTYQSVSDAGEAGMDELYESTKRRFAFAQEKPCVFPRNIEFNCIPQVGELDEQNFCDEEISLVRETRKILEDCSVDVFPTCVRVPVFLGHAQSITVEFKENISKDDVYEILSDAEGVAFLRKNYKCQPEVVGYDDVFVSRLRFHSPRMLSMWVVADNLRKGGALNLLHIYDLLCSVHGWK, encoded by the coding sequence GTGAGTTCTCATGTAGCTGTTGTTGGCGCGACAGAAATTATTGGAAGAGAGTTGATTAAGTTGCTTGCGTGTAGGGAGATGAAAAAAGAATCCATTTCTTTTCTTGTTTCTAGGGAGCACGCGGGGATGCACATCGGTTTCGGTGAGAGCAGCGATGTCGTTGTGCAGGATGTAAGTATATATGATTTTTCCAAGGTTCGTTTGGCTTTTTTTGTTGGTGGGTGTGGAGTTTCTCATAATCTTGCCGAGCTTGCGACAATGGCAGGATGTATTGTTTTGGATAGTAGCTCTTGTTTTAGAATGAGAGATGATGTACCTCTTGTCATTCCTGAAGTCAATCCGCACGTCTTGAACTCTCTTCCCGATACTAGAGTTATTTCCAGTCCCAGCTCGCTAACGACACAGATGTTATTACCTCTGAAGCCTTTGCATGATGTAGCAAAAATTTCCAGGATATGGGTTAGCACCTACCAATCGGTTTCGGATGCTGGAGAGGCAGGAATGGATGAGTTGTACGAGAGTACAAAACGTAGATTTGCTTTTGCTCAGGAGAAGCCATGTGTATTCCCGAGAAACATAGAATTTAACTGCATTCCACAGGTGGGAGAATTAGACGAGCAAAACTTCTGTGACGAAGAAATAAGTCTTGTAAGAGAAACTAGAAAAATTTTGGAAGACTGTTCAGTAGATGTGTTCCCGACATGTGTACGAGTTCCAGTTTTTCTTGGTCATGCGCAGAGTATAACTGTGGAGTTCAAGGAAAACATTTCCAAGGATGATGTTTATGAAATACTTTCGGACGCTGAGGGGGTAGCCTTCTTAAGGAAAAACTATAAGTGTCAGCCAGAAGTTGTTGGATATGATGATGTTTTTGTCTCACGATTGAGGTTTCACTCTCCACGTATGCTGTCTATGTGGGTGGTTGCAGACAACTTGAGGAAAGGTGGTGCGTTGAATCTTCTCCATATTTATGATCTTTTGTGCAGTGTTCATGGTTGGAAGTAG